The following are from one region of the Laspinema palackyanum D2c genome:
- a CDS encoding glycosyltransferase family 4 protein: protein MNQHELLAKTNILATDWEKEFTVRFQATFEEKLSPAPENVAILVTSEYEGIFKNGGIGTYYKTLSEKLSSQGLYIILILCQTEKEFEGESSVAPVQHIFSTHEAEKILQLQRIHQGILSGFQQWEWVESESYRILFFVQAIAAHFRQSPIYVEFPDLCGLGYRTIQAKRAGLLGQHCVTAVTLHSGQEWLNEAHEKYSLYPGWNWFGNVYGYEQYCCENADLAFFLSWFMAEKVKSYGWNMTHAIHLPYCFPIVPALDKKRPMLNRVGLNLKRQQIPIVFFGRLEERKGLLTFIEAIAHITQQFADEEISQQLYLLFLGKTVTLHAPETEQQDSQHYIERKLNNKFNYTIISDLFSQEAIALVQELAPAIVCLTSPQENFPNSALEMGQLPVSLVVSDTGGFRETLNLIERSDKVRWFEPGNSQSLAAEIANAIEVYPEIPAVAKPEFLAAVNQSLLNQRLEYMKQAFTQGTVTKQQLSSPESYSRLLGMTSDPEQIFLQDYGQNIYSGQGEIIDLGCWLGSATISLAKGLEKNRRVALKYKRIHAYDLFIWHPYMEQTVKGTSLEGQYQPGDSFLDEFTRRISPWSPSIKVYPGDVTQMGWNGGAIEYLFVDAMKSWELTKNIFLNFYCDLVPGVSLVHYNDFAHYATAWIHLLIYKLRPYFKHHCNLYQAAVFQYVKPLPKNTLILKLDQPFSIFSTEDVHQAFAYSLPICHDKLRPNIAAAKVMAFIYLGDIDQAKQELIKAREMFGNAGDIPLVAEQISRRTL from the coding sequence ATGAATCAGCACGAATTGCTCGCGAAAACAAACATTTTGGCAACCGATTGGGAGAAGGAGTTTACTGTCCGCTTTCAAGCAACCTTCGAGGAAAAATTATCACCAGCCCCGGAAAATGTAGCGATTTTGGTGACTTCGGAATATGAAGGTATTTTCAAAAATGGGGGCATTGGTACTTATTATAAAACCTTAAGCGAAAAATTATCCAGTCAAGGTCTATATATTATTTTAATTCTCTGTCAAACGGAAAAAGAGTTTGAGGGAGAATCGTCGGTTGCCCCGGTTCAGCATATTTTTTCTACCCATGAAGCGGAAAAAATTTTACAGCTACAGCGGATTCACCAAGGGATTTTATCGGGGTTTCAGCAATGGGAATGGGTAGAGTCAGAAAGTTATCGAATTCTGTTTTTTGTGCAGGCGATCGCCGCTCATTTCCGTCAGTCTCCTATTTATGTGGAATTTCCCGATTTGTGCGGACTGGGATATCGGACAATTCAAGCCAAACGTGCGGGTTTGTTGGGGCAACATTGCGTGACAGCCGTGACCCTGCACAGCGGTCAAGAGTGGTTAAATGAAGCCCATGAAAAATATAGTTTATATCCGGGATGGAATTGGTTTGGAAATGTCTATGGTTACGAGCAGTATTGCTGTGAAAATGCCGATTTAGCTTTTTTCCTGTCTTGGTTTATGGCGGAAAAAGTGAAAAGTTATGGCTGGAATATGACCCATGCTATTCATTTGCCCTACTGTTTCCCGATTGTGCCAGCTTTGGATAAAAAACGACCGATGTTAAACCGGGTTGGTTTGAATCTTAAACGGCAACAAATCCCGATCGTCTTTTTTGGTCGCTTGGAAGAACGGAAAGGACTGCTGACGTTTATTGAGGCGATCGCGCATATTACCCAGCAATTTGCCGATGAGGAAATTAGCCAGCAACTTTACCTGTTATTTTTAGGAAAAACTGTCACCCTTCATGCCCCGGAAACCGAGCAACAAGACAGTCAACACTATATCGAGCGGAAGCTCAATAATAAATTTAATTATACCATCATCTCGGACTTATTTAGCCAGGAAGCGATCGCCCTGGTGCAAGAATTAGCACCGGCGATCGTTTGCCTGACCAGTCCCCAAGAAAACTTTCCCAATAGTGCCTTGGAAATGGGGCAATTACCCGTGAGTTTGGTTGTCTCAGATACCGGAGGTTTTCGAGAAACCTTAAACTTAATTGAGCGCTCGGATAAGGTGCGATGGTTTGAACCGGGAAACTCCCAATCTCTGGCAGCAGAAATTGCCAATGCGATCGAGGTTTATCCTGAAATTCCCGCTGTTGCTAAACCAGAGTTTTTGGCAGCAGTGAATCAATCTTTGCTGAACCAACGGCTAGAGTATATGAAACAAGCTTTTACTCAAGGAACTGTCACTAAACAGCAGCTATCTAGTCCAGAATCATATTCTCGGCTATTAGGGATGACCTCAGATCCAGAGCAAATTTTTTTGCAAGATTATGGCCAAAATATTTATTCTGGTCAAGGGGAAATCATTGATTTAGGATGTTGGTTAGGGTCGGCAACCATTTCTCTGGCTAAGGGATTAGAAAAAAATCGTCGGGTTGCCCTGAAATACAAACGGATTCACGCTTACGATTTATTTATTTGGCATCCATATATGGAACAAACGGTGAAAGGGACTTCCCTGGAAGGTCAATATCAACCGGGAGATAGCTTTTTGGATGAATTTACTCGCAGAATTAGCCCCTGGAGTCCCTCGATAAAAGTTTATCCTGGAGATGTGACTCAGATGGGTTGGAACGGTGGGGCGATCGAATATTTATTTGTGGATGCGATGAAAAGCTGGGAACTCACAAAAAACATTTTTTTGAATTTTTACTGTGATTTAGTTCCCGGCGTATCACTCGTTCATTATAATGATTTCGCTCATTATGCCACGGCTTGGATACATTTATTAATTTACAAACTGAGACCCTACTTTAAACACCATTGTAATCTTTACCAAGCGGCAGTGTTTCAATATGTTAAGCCCTTACCAAAGAATACTTTAATTTTAAAGTTAGATCAACCATTTAGTATATTTTCTACGGAAGATGTGCATCAGGCGTTTGCATACTCGTTGCCAATTTGTCATGATAAATTACGTCCGAATATTGCGGCGGCTAAAGTGATGGCTTTTATTTATTTAGGAGATATAGACCAAGCTAAACAGGAATTGATTAAAGCTAGAGAAATGTTTGGCAATGCGGGCGATATTCCTCTCGTGGCAGAACAAATATCCCGGAGAACCCTGTAG